The proteins below are encoded in one region of Hordeum vulgare subsp. vulgare chromosome 3H, MorexV3_pseudomolecules_assembly, whole genome shotgun sequence:
- the LOC123442948 gene encoding uncharacterized protein LOC123442948 — protein MDSNMKQLQEALVDIETDAEQLLLARHELVQNDKMRNANREALTALRKRARTTKSSVPSPFDIVMKEMEGTAGKQLVKEICSTCGNHDPKEHTWLMFPGSDIFARVPFHATHTILEEDQERLDFDTKKLQSFVKEKSFLISEKGALADKISPGIVKSLVSLTDKPK, from the exons ATGGACTCTAACATGAAGCAGCTTCAAGAGGCTCTGGTTGACATTGAAACTGACGCAGAGCAACTTCTTCTGGCTAGGCATGAG CTTGTGCAAAATGACAAGATGAGGAATGCTAACAGGGAGGCATTGACAGCCCTACGGAAAAGAGCCAGGACAACCAaaagtagtgttccatctcccttTGACATCGTGATGAAAGAAATGGAAGGAACCGCAGGCAAGCAGCTGGTAAAGGAGATATGCTCGACATGTGGAAACCACGACCCCAAAGAACATACCTGGCTAATGTTTCCAGGATCAGATATTTTTGCCCGTGTTCCATTTCATGCAACACACACTATTCTGGAAGAAG ATCAGGAGCGCCTAGACTTCGACACCAAGAAGCTGCAGAGCTTTGTGAAGGAGAAGTCATTTCTGATCTCGGAGAAAGGCGCACTCGCTGACAAGATCAGCCCTGGGATCGTGAAATCCCTTGTCAGCCTCACAGATAAACCTAAGTAG
- the LOC123442947 gene encoding metacaspase-1-like: MGNTGPPRMTSWCRHCGAGIVAPPAGSSSGVRCALCRRVTRVERHRSVGAPPSPPRTVRSASRELPAGYPATRGKKRAVLVGVSYTGTDHELRGTVKDVECMRTLLRDKFGFPGDSILVLTEERSDEPYRVPTRENLLLAMRWLVEGCGAGDSLVFHFSGHGVQKLDMNGDEVDGYNEALCPLDFEDKGKILDDEINETIVRPLGPGVKLHAIIDTCHSGTILDLSYLCRLSRTGYWQWENHVRQPAKPKCTSGGLAVSISGCNDDQKSAESSTQGFPDSSAIGAMTDSFIKAVESEPGTTYGRLLGAMRATIRDGQGAGRRLLPGRIGSFVRKMITSGGVQEPQLCSSEMFDIYRKPFLL; this comes from the exons ATGGGCAACACAGGGCCGCCGAGGATGACGTCGTGGTGCAGGCACTGCGGCGCGGGCATCGTGGCGCCGCCGGCCGGGTCGAGCTCCGGCGTCCGGTGCGCGCTCTGCCGCCGCGTGACGCGCGTCGAGCGGCACCGCAGCGTGGGCGCGCCCCCGTCGCCGCCGCGGACGGTGCGCTCTGCCAGTCGCGAGCTGCCGGCCGGCTACCCGGCAACCCGCGGCAAGAAGCGCGCCGTCCTCGTCGGCGTCAGCTACACGGGCACCGACCACGAGCTCAGGGGCACGGTGAAGGACGTCGAGTGCATGAGGACCCTCCTCCGCGACAAGTTTGGCTTCCCCGGCGACTCCATCCTCGTCCTCACCG AGGAGAGGAGCGACGAGCCGTACAGGGTGCCGACGAGGGAGAACCTGCTGCTGGCGATGCGGTGGCTGGTGGAGGGGTGCGGCGCCGGCGACTCGCTGGTGTTCCACTTCTCCGGGCACGGCGTGCAGAAGCTGGACATGAACGGCGACGAGGTGGACGGGTACAACGAGGCGCTGTGCCCGCTCGACTTCGAGGACAAGGGCAAGATCCTGGACGACGAGATCAACGAGACCATCGTCCGGCCGCTCGGCCCCGGCGTCAAGCTCCACGCCATCATCGACACCTGCCACAGCGGCACCATCCTCGACCTCAGCTACCTCTGCCGCCTCTCCAG GACCGGGTACTGGCAGTGGGAGAACCACGTCCGTCAGCCGGCCAAGCCGAAATGCACCAGCGGAGGCCTCGCCGTCTCCATCAGCGGCTGCAACGACGACCAGAAGTCGGCGGAGTCGAGCACCCAGGGGTTCCCCGATTCCTCTGCCATTGGCGCCATGACGGACAGCTTCATCAAGGCCGTGGAGTCCGAGCCGGGGACGACGTACGGGCGGCTGCTGGGCGCGATGAGGGCGACGATCCGGGACGGCCAGGGggccggccgccgcctcctccccgggCGGATCGGCTCCTTCGTTCGCAAGATGATCACCTCCGGCGGCGTGCAGGAGCCCCAGCTCTGCTCTTCCGAGATGTTCGACATCTACCggaagccttttctcctgtga
- the LOC123442949 gene encoding PSME3-interacting protein, with the protein MSWEETTSSSKAAAPPAIRLVSFVSEEQLDEAKRSRGERVEDGTAQRDKPLFQILQENKDKKDAEFNERFKHRPPKALDEDETEFLDNLALSRREYDQQVANEEAEQLRSFHEAVAAQSTIAHELGEVPTVSRPEESKPKPPPKRSQPELLRNITVSVKPRAKKAKSDAESKPVPKELPSNGHDTNCEPQGDTKSSVLGSLAAYGDDDDESGDEP; encoded by the exons aTGAGCTGGGAGGAGACGACGTCGAGCTCCAAGGCGGCTGCCCCGCCGGCCATCCGCCTCGTCAGCTTCGTCTCCGAGGAGCAG ctcgacgaggcgaagcggTCGAGAGGGGAGCGGGTGGAAGACGGCACCGCCCAGCGCGACAAGCCCCTGTTCCAG ATCCTGCAGGAGAACAAGGATAAGAAGGATGCGGAGTTCAACGAGCGCTTCAAGCACA GACCCCCAAAGGCTTTGGATGAGGATGAGACGGAGTTTCTTGACAACTTGGCTTTG TCAAGGAGAGAATATGACCAGCAGGTGGCCAATGAAGAAGCTGAACAACTCCGTAGTTTCCAC GAGGCTGTAGCTGCCCAGTCCACTAttgctcatgaacttggtgaggtGCCTACAGTCTCTAGGCCTGAG GAGAGCAAGCCTAAGCCACCTCCAAAGAGGAGCCAGCCTGAGCTCCTGAGAAACATTACAGTTTCCGTGAAGCCACGAGCCAAGAAAGCAAAATCTGACGCGGAGAGTAAGCCTGTTCCCAAGGAGCTACCTTCGAATGGGCATGATAcaaactgtgagccacaaggtGACACCAAGAGCAGCGTGCTTGGCTCTCTGGCCGCATAcggggacgatgacgacgaaagtGGCGATGAACCATGA